The bacterium genome contains the following window.
ATTTAGTGCTTGCTGCGGTAGCGCAAAACTCAAAGCTCGATCGCAGTAGTTTTTTTCAGGCAGTCCGTACTGTATTAATTGAAATTCTGACAAAGGCTGAAGTGGGTGATTTTTTCGCAAAATTTATGCCGCGCTCAGGACTAAAGGTAATTTTATTGGTTGGTGTAAATGGTGCAGGGAAGACGACTACGCTTGGAAAGCTTGCAAATCAATTTCAGAACCGGGGGCTCAGGGTTTTAGTTGCTGCTGGGGACACGTTTCGTGCTGCTGCTACTGAGCAGTTATCGGTTTGGGCAGAACGCTCAAAGGTGGAAATAATTTACGGTGCTGAGAATGCTAAGCCTGCAACAATTGCCTATCAGGCAATTCATCAGGGACTTGATGAAAATTTTGATGTTGTCTTAATTGATACGGCAGGTCGCCTGCAAAATCGGCTGAATTTGATGAATGAGTTAAAGTCGCTAGCTGAAATCATTAAACGTGAGTTGCCGGGGGCTCCGCATGAAACCTTGTTAGTAGTTGATGGGACGACAGGAAACAATGCTTTAGTGCAGGCGCGTGAATTTTCGGCAATCGTGCCTGTGAGTGGAGTTGTTGTAACAAAGCTGGATGGTTCAGCTAAGGGTGGTGCTGTAGTTGGAATCAGTCACGAATTAAATTTGCCAATTACCTTTATTGGCATTGGTGAAAAGCTTGCAGATTTGCGCCAATTTAAAGCGCAGGACTTTGTCGATTCATTGCTTGATTTGACTTCATTTGATCTGCGCACGACTGCAGAAAATCTATCAGCGCAGTCAGAAGCTCCTGCTCAAAGCAGCGTGTCGGAACAGACTGGTATCCAGCGAGCGGCGCGTAAGCGCAAAGAGCAATCATCGCAGATTGTCTAGTTTAGAGCGTTTCACGATTTGTCAAAGTCGTAGCTTGCCCTCGTCTGCGGCGAGATAAATATTTATTGCTAAAAATGAATCTCCATAACTAAAGTAAATCACTTGCAGGAGGATGCACTTGATTTAATGAAACTACGCACGTGCTTATATTATTTAGCGACAATTGTAATTGGATTACTCTGTTGTCGCGATTTGCTCTACGGGGCAATTCAAGAACCAGCGTTGACCAACGCGGGGCATTCTTGGGACTACAATATTTGGAGAACGGTTGCACTGGCCAGATCGCTACGTAGTTTGAGCTTGGGCGGTTGGGTAGCAGATTTCGGCTTTGGTTATGGCTATCCGTTATTTACATTTACCGCGCCGGGGGCCTATCTATTTCCAGCGTTACTATACAATTTAGGAGTTGATGTTAATCGTGCGCTTGCTTGTACGTGGATTTTGATCTTTGTTAGCGTTGCTCCACTGTGTTTTTTTTCGACACGTAAAATTTTTGGTAATAAGTCAGCTTTGCTGGTGAGTATTTTATATTTACTTGCTCCGTATCACTTTACCGATGTTTTTGTGCGGACAAATCTAAGCGA
Protein-coding sequences here:
- the ftsY gene encoding signal recognition particle-docking protein FtsY yields the protein MEMDLIILSDILISDRQTLVAVLLLLATLLAVLMYVRIARKRQVIESTLEQTQAQATAKSSGKVAVNIEQATVPQTTQTSALSAPIVADASVLLETKQDFMAKTRTNVFGRLRNLFTSQSVNFESAKTQIEEALLAGDLGVKTTDLVLAAVAQNSKLDRSSFFQAVRTVLIEILTKAEVGDFFAKFMPRSGLKVILLVGVNGAGKTTTLGKLANQFQNRGLRVLVAAGDTFRAAATEQLSVWAERSKVEIIYGAENAKPATIAYQAIHQGLDENFDVVLIDTAGRLQNRLNLMNELKSLAEIIKRELPGAPHETLLVVDGTTGNNALVQAREFSAIVPVSGVVVTKLDGSAKGGAVVGISHELNLPITFIGIGEKLADLRQFKAQDFVDSLLDLTSFDLRTTAENLSAQSEAPAQSSVSEQTGIQRAARKRKEQSSQIV